From Homalodisca vitripennis isolate AUS2020 chromosome 1, UT_GWSS_2.1, whole genome shotgun sequence, the proteins below share one genomic window:
- the LOC124353665 gene encoding filaggrin-2-like, producing MGNAEHDHKHHGHAEHGHKHHGHAEHGHKHQGHGEHQHKHHGHAEHSHKHSGHAKHKHKHHGHTEHKHEHKHGGHAKHDHKHHGHADHHHKHHGEHQHGHKHHGHAEHGHTHHGDYTHGHKHHGQAEHDHKHHGQGQHDHKHHGHTKHDHKHHGHAEHGHKHHGEYEHGHKHHGQADHEHEHHGKQEHDHKHHGHAEHDHKHHGGYKHGHKHHGHAEHHHKHDGHAEHGHKHHGIAEHSHKHQGEYEHGHKHQGHSEHDHKHHGDYKHDHKHLGHAEHDHKHHGEYKHNHKHEGQAEHGHKHHGIAEHSHKHHGEYKHGHKHHGHAGHSHKHQGEYEHGHKHHGHADHLHKHHGEAKHSHKHHGHAGHDHTHHGQAEHDHGHHGKYEHGHKHQGHADHDHKHHGEYEHGHKHHGHAEHDHKHHGEYKHGHKHHGQAEHGHKHHGHAEHEHKHHGDYEHDHKHHGNAEHNHKHHGEYEHGHKHQGHAEHDHKHHGEYEHGHKHHGHAEHDHKHHGEYKHGHKHHGQAEHDHKHHGEYKHGHKHHGQAEHGHKHHGEYGHDHKHHGHAKHNHKHDGHTEHHHKHHGEAEHSHKHHGQADHTHKHHGHAEHGHKHHGHSDHYHKHHGEAKHSHKHTGHAEHAHKHHGHAEHGHKHHGHTDHHHKHHGEAEHSHKHAGHAEHAHKHHGHAEHGHEHAGHAEHAHKHHGHAEHGHEHHGHAEHGHEHHGHTDHHHKHHGEAEHSHKHHGQAKHDHKHHGHAEHGHKHQGHAEHDHKHHGHAEHGHKHHGHAEHRHKHHGQTEHDHKHDGQSDHNHKHEGHAEHGHKHHGSSDHHHKHHGEAKHSHKHHGQTEHGHKHEGHAEHGHKHHGHADHEHKHHGHTKHTHKHNGQAEHSHKHDGKAEHAHKHHGHAEHAHKHNAHTEHKHKHSTDDDHNDDIEHSGSDKQEIADKISFADDYIAEAIAEKGINTGHP from the exons ATGG GAAACGCTGAACACGATCATAAGCATCATGGCCATGCTGAACATGGTCACAAACATCACGGTCATGCTGAACATGGTCACAAACATCAGGGCCACGGTGAACATCAACATAAGCATCATGGTCATGCGGAACATTCTCATAAACATTCAGGCCACgcaaaacacaaacacaaacatcatGGTCACACAGAGCATA AACACGAGCATAAACATGGCGGACATGCCAAACATGATCATAAACATCATGGTCATGCTGACCATCACCATAAACATCATGGGGAACACCAACACGGTCATAAACATCATGGACATGCAGAACACGGGCACACGCATCATGGAGATTATACGCATGGACACAAACATCATGGCCAAGCCGAACACGACCATAAAC ATCATGGTCAAGGTCAGCATGATCACAAACATCATGGGCATACGAAACACGACCACAAACATCACGGCCATGCAGAACATGGTCATAAACATCACGGTGAATATGAACATGGTCATAAGCATCATGGACAAGCAGATCATGAACACGAACATCACGGAAAACAAGAACATGATCATAAACACCATGGGCATGCTGAACATGATCATAAACATCATGGAGGGTATAAACATGGCCATAAGCACCACGGTCATGCCGAACATCATCACAAGCATGACGGACATGCTGAACATGGTCACAAACATCATGGGATTGCTGAACATAGTCATAAACATCAAGGTGAGTACGAACATGGACATAAGCACCAGGGACATTCAGAACATGATCATAAACATCATGGGGATTACAAACACGATCATAAACATCTTGGTCATGCAGAACACGATCACAAACACCATGGTGAATACAAGCATAACCACAAACACGAGGGACAAGCAGAGCATGGTCACAAACATCATGGGATTGCCGAACATAGTCATAAACACCATGGTGAATACAAACATGGCCATAAGCACCACGGACATGCAGGACATAGCCACAAACATCAGGGAGAGTACGAACATGGACATAAACACCATGGACATGCTGATCATCTTCACAAACATCATGGAGAGGCTAAACACAGTCATAAACATCACGGACACGCTGGTCATGACCATACACATCATGGCCAGGCGGAACATGATCATGGACACCATGGTAAATACGAACATGGTCATAAACACCAAGGGCACGCCGACCACGATCATAAACATCATGGTGAATATGAACACGGTCATAAACACCATGGTCATGCCGAACACGATCATAAGCATCACGGTGAGTATAAACATGGACACAAACACCATGGACAAGCAGAGCATGGTCACAAACATCATGGACATGCCGAACATGAACACAAACATCATGGTGATTATGAACACGACCATAAACATCATGGAAATGCAGAGCATAATCACAAACATCATGGTGAATATGAACATGGTCACAAACACCAAGGACACGCCGAGCATGATCATAAACATCATGGTGAATATGAACACGGTCATAAACACCATGGTCATGCCGAACACGATCATAAGCATCACGGTGAGTATAAACATGGACACAAACACCATGGACAAGCAGAGCATGATCATAAGCATCACGGTGAGTATAAACATGGACACAAACACCATGGACAAGCAGAGCATGGTCATAAACATCACGGTGAATATGGACATGATCACAAACACCATGGTCATGCAAAACATAATCACAAACACGATGGGCATACTGAACATCATCATAAGCATCATGGAGAAGCTGAACATAGTCATAAACATCATGGTCAAGCAGACCATACTCACAAACATCATGGTCACGCGGAACATGGACACAAACACCATGGGCATTCTGACCATTATCACAAGCATCATGGAGAAGCCAAACACAGTCATAAACATACTGGCCACGCCGAACATGCTCACAAACATCATGGTCACGCGGAACATGGACACAAACACCATGGGCATACTGACCATCATCATAAGCATCATGGAGAAGCTGAACATAGCCATAAACATGCTGGCCACGCCGAACATGCTCACAAACATCATGGTCACGCGGAACATGGACACGAACATGCTGGCCACGCCGAACATGCTCACAAACATCATGGTCACGCGGAACATGGACACGAACATCATGGTCACGCGGAACATGGACACGAACACCATGGGCATACTGACCATCATCATAAGCATCATGGAGAAGCTGAACATAGCCATAAACATCATGGTCAAGCAAAACATGATCACAAACATCACGGGCACGCGGAACATGGACACAAACATCAAG GCCACGCAGAACATGACCATAAACATCACGGTCATGCAGAACATGGTCATAAACATCACGGTCATGCAGAACATCGTCATAAACATCATGGACAAACAGAACATGATCATAAACATGATGGACAATCAGATCATAATCATAAACATGAAGGTCATGCAGAACATGGTCATAAACACCATGGGAGTTCTGATCATCATCATAAGCatcatggagaagctaaacacAGCCATAAACATCATGGTCAAACAGAACACGGTCATAAACATGAAGGTCATGCTGAACATGGACACAAACACCATGGACATGCTGACCATGAGCACAAACACCATGGACATACAAAACACACTCACAAGCATAATGGCCAGGCCGAGCATAGTCATAAACATGATGGTAAAGCAGAGCATGCTCATAAACATCACGGGCATGCAGAGCATGCACATAAACACAATGCTCATACTGAGCACAAACATAAACATTCAACTGATGATGATCACAATGATGATATTGAACATAGTGGATCAGATAAACAAGAAATTGCCGATAAAATATCCTTTGCTGATGACTACATTGCTGAAGCTATTGCAGAGAAGGGAATCAATACTGGTCATCCATAA
- the LOC124353587 gene encoding histidine-rich glycoprotein-like gives MGFLTPSKDMILNLHYSSVELASSTRFTGKRVLGALLCVCTVGALRLIQADGGQRSVVLYYVPKVVDSPRHYHTVFLKKKSEDHVLHGKVEHHHKHTGHVAHVHKHSGHKKHSHKHHGGHKHSHKHHGHAEHEHEHHGHHEHGHKHHGHHSHGHKHHGHHDHDHKHHGHHDHGHKHHGEAHHSHKHHGHGDHHHKHHGSHGHDHKHHGHHDHGHKHHGSHKHGHKHHGEHGHGHKHHGHHDHGHKHHGHHDHDHKHHGHHDHGHKHHGHYDHKHGHEH, from the exons ATGGGATTCTTAACGCCTTCCAAAGATATGATACTCAACTTGCACTACAGCTCTGTTGAACTTGCGTCTTCAACTAGGTTTACAGGCAAACGG GTACTCGGAGCTCTACTATGTGTATGCACTGTAGGAGCTCTACGCCTGATCCAGGCCGATGGCGGACA AAGGAGTGTTGTACTGTACTATGTGCCCAAGGTGGTAGATAGTCCGAGACACTATCACActgtatttttgaaaaagaaatcaGAAGACCACGTGTTGCACGGAAAAGTAGAACATCACCACAAACATACCGGGCATGTTGCTCACGTTCACAAACACAGCGGTCACAAGAAACACAGCCACAAGCATCACGGAGGACACAAGCATTCGCACAAGCACCACGGACATGCGGAGCACG AACACGAACACCATGGCCACCACGAACACGGGCATAAACATCACGGTCATCATTCCCATGGACACAAACATCACGGGCACCATGACCACGACCATAAGCACCATGGACATCACGACCACGGACACAAACATCACGGAGAAGCACATCATTCTCATAAGCATCACGGACACGGAGATCACCACCATAAACATCATGGCTCTCATGGACACGACCATAAACATCACGGACACCACGACCACGGCCACAAACATCACGGTTCTCATAAACATGGTCACAAGCACCATGGTGAACACGGACACGGCCATAAACATCATGGGCATCATGATCATGGTCACAAACATCACGGACACCATGACCACGATCATAAGCATCATGGACATCATGATCATGGGCACAAACATCATGGGCATTATGATCACAAACATGGCCACGAACATTAA
- the LOC124353740 gene encoding sex-determining region Y protein-like produces the protein MIALHDLDLSGGFSCRRRPPRDIRDRTFRNSYPLREVISRRSDHERFRPAVRTSGNQTENIWNRRAGPFRILPSVRRPWMSNIANAQPLSSHAHKVGEVIHHHKHEGHVDHVHKHEGHASHKHAHNGESKHKHEHHGHGKHSHLHHGEGEHSHKHHGHSAHDHKHHGHSEHSHKHSGQAKHSHDHHGKSEHKHEHHGKAAHSHKHHGQSDHKHSHHGHSEHHHKHHGQAEHKHKHLGEGSHKHQHHGVAEHKHKHEGHGEHQHKHQGHSDHSHKHEGHSEHHHKHLGHSDHSHKHEGHNQHHHKHTGHSEHDHKHHGHAEHQHKHHGEQKHAHKHQGQNSHQHKHHAHSEHTHKHQGRAEHGHNHHGNAKHAHNHHGHGEHQHKHHGEAMHGHKHEGHGNHGHKHQGHAEHSHKHHGHSEHAHKHHGHSQHQHKHHGEGKHTHTHHGHGQHSHNHHLHAEHGHKHEGHGSHDHKHHGIGDHTHKHSGHGQHGHKHQGNIVINIKDILITTISILVMDLIPTIIKASMVMNTNTMPRDIILINTMATLVTTISIMVIQNIAISIPVVVTIPTNTVAILSINISMELILEDKMMIQNSSKLKFSL, from the exons ATGATCGCTCTACATGATCTAGATTTATCTGGAGGATTCTCGTGCAGAAGACGGCCACCAAGAGACATCCGTGATCGGACCTTCAGGAATAGTTATCCATTACGTGAGGTGATATCCAGGAGGTCTGATCACGAACGCTTCCGACCAGCAGTGCGCACCAGTGGGAACCAAACTGAAAACATATG GAACAGAAGAGCTGGACCATTCCGAATCCTTCCTAGTGTACGAAGGCCATGGATGTCAAACATAGCAAATGCCCAACCATTAAGCTCTCACGCGCATAAAGTTGGCGAGGTTATACACCATCATAAGCACGAAGGTCACGTGGACCACGTGCACAAACATGAAGGGCATGCTTCACACAAGCACGCGCATAATGGAGAGAGCAAGCACAAACATGAACATCACGGTCACGGGAAACATAGTCATTTGCACCATGGTGAAGGCGAGCACAGTCATAAACATCACGGTCATTCAGCTCACGATCATAAACATCACGGCCATTCTGAGCATTCCCACAAACACTCTGGACAAGCCAAGCACAGTCACGATCACCATGGTAAAAGTGAGCATAAGCATGAGCATCACGGAAAGGCGGCACACTCACATAAGCATCATGGGCAATCAGACCACAAGCATTCTCATCACGGGCATTCCGAGCATCATCACAAACACCACGGTCAAGCAGAGCATAAGCATAAACATCTTGGTGAAGGAAGCCACAAGCATCAACACCACGGAGTTGCTGAGCATAAACACAAACACGAAGGTCACGGAGAGCACCAACACAAACATCAAGGCCATTCAGATCACAGTCACAAACATGAAGGCCATTCGGAACATCACCATAAACATTTAGGACACAGTGACCACTCACACAAACATGAAGGTCATAATCAACATCATCATAAACATACTGGTCACAGCGAGCATGACCACAAACACCACGGTCATGCAGAGCATCAACACAAGCACCACGGTGAACAGAAACATGCTCATAAACACCAAGGCCAAAACTCTCATCAGCACAAGCACCATGCTCATTCAGAGCACACTCATAAACATCAAGGACGAGCCGAGCATGGGCACAATCATCATGGTAATGCTAAACATGCACATAATCATCATGGTCACGGTGAACATCAGCATAAACACCATGGGGAGGCAATGCACGGCCATAAACACGAAGGTCATGGTAACCACGGTCACAAACACCAAGGGCACGCTGAGCATTCTCACAAACATCATGGACATTCAGAACACGCACATAAACATCATGGACACTCTCAACACCAACACAAACATCACGGAGAAGGAAAACACACCCACACTCATCACGGTCACGGTCAGC ACTCACACAACCATCATTTACATGCTGAGCACGGACACAAACATGAAGGTCATGGCAGTCATGACCACAAACATCATGGGATTGGCGATCATACCCATAAACATAGTGGTCACGGACAACATGGTCACAAGCATCAGGGC AACATAGTCATAAACATCAAGGACATTCTGATCACCACCATAAGCATATTGGTCATGGATCTCATACCCACAATCATCAAGGCCAGCATGGTCATGAACACAAACACCATGCCGAGGGACATCATTCTCATAAACACCATGGCCACACTGGTCACGACCATAAGCATCATGGTCATTCAGAACATAGCCATAAGCATACCGGTAGTGGTCACCATTCCCACAAACACAGTGGCCATACTAAGCATAAACATAAGCATGGAACTAATCCTGGAGGACAAGATGATGATACAGAATTCTTCGAAACTCAAGTTCAGTCTGTAA